DNA sequence from the Clostridiales bacterium genome:
TTTCTTTTTCACAAAAATCTATTATATCAAATGGAGTCTGCCCGATATGTGCTAAAACCTGATTAATCATAGGCCTTATCTCACAAGTTTCTAATATATTTTCTAAATCATATATATGAAAATTAGATACACCTATAGCCTTCAATTTTCCTTCTTTGTAGGCATCTTCTAGGGCTCTCCAAACTTCTTTATTTTCCTTAAAATAGTTATTGTCTGTTGTTCTAAACTCCATCCAAGGTTGAGGGCTGTGTATAATCATCAAATCTACGTAGTCTAAACCTAATTTTCTAAGTGATTCATCAATGGATTTTTTTGCAGAGTTGTAATCTTTATACTCTGCTGCAACCTTGGTTGTTACAAAAATTTCTTTTCTATCTAATCCACATTCTTTTATACCGATACCCACTCCTTCTTCATTTCCATATGCCTGTGCAGTATCAATATGCCTATAACCTAGTTCTACTGAGTCTTTTACAACTTGTGAAACTTGGTCATTATGGATTAACCACGTACCTAGTCCAACGCTTGGAATTTGCGTACCGTTGTTTAGTTTGAAATTCATAATATCTCTCCTTCTTGGTTTTGTTTTATTTTTTTTAAACCAATTTATTTGATATTTCTTCTATTTACGTTACACTAATTATTCTTCTCTTGCAAATACCTTTTTAGTAAAAATGTCATAAAGTATGGGAAGGTGTAAAAGTTTCCGTTGAATCCGATATTTTTATTGCAAAGCTTTATCCCATA
Encoded proteins:
- a CDS encoding aldo/keto reductase, translating into MNFKLNNGTQIPSVGLGTWLIHNDQVSQVVKDSVELGYRHIDTAQAYGNEEGVGIGIKECGLDRKEIFVTTKVAAEYKDYNSAKKSIDESLRKLGLDYVDLMIIHSPQPWMEFRTTDNNYFKENKEVWRALEDAYKEGKLKAIGVSNFHIYDLENILETCEIRPMINQVLAHIGQTPFDIIDFCEKENILVEAYSPIAHGEANRIEEVQEMAKKYGKSFAQICLKYCLNLGMVVLPKAISKEHLQNNIDLNFEISDNDMEILKQVKPLKDYGAHDFFPVFKQSGK